Part of the Subtercola frigoramans genome, GTGTAGAGGATCGTGTGAGTCTCGCAGTATTCGCGGGCGATCTGTTGCGCGGCCTTCAGGTGCGGGCGCGCCATGTTCGGGAAGAGGTGGTGCTCGACCTGGTAGTTCAGGCCACCCATGAACCAGTTGATGAACCAGCCGCCGCTGATGTTGCGCGAGGTCAGCACCTGGCGGCGAAGGAAGTCGACGCGGGAGTCCTTCGGCAACATCGGCATGCCCACGTGGTTCGGAGCGAATGATGAGCCCATGTACACACCGAACACGGCCAGTTGCACACCGATGAAGGCGAAGGCCATACCCAGAGGCAGCATCAGGAAGATCACGGCGACATAGGCACCGATGCGGGCCAGGAGCATGGTGATCTCAACGGCCCGTTTGTCGACCTTGCCCTTGCCGAAGACGGTACGGAAGCCGTGCACGTGCAGGTTCAGGCCCTCGAGCACGAGGATCGGAAAGAAGAAGTTGCCCTGGCGTTTTGTGAACCAGGCGTAGATTCCGCGGGTCTTCGCCGCGTCGTCTTCGGTGAACGAGACGACGTCCTGATCGATGTCGGGGTCTTTGCCGATGATGTTCGGGTTGGCGTGGTGACGGCTGTGTTTCGTCATCCACCAGGAGTAGCTGATTCCGACGAAGAGATTGGCGAGCATGCGGCCCACGATGTCGTTCGCCTTGCCCGATTCGAAGACCGCCCGGTGTGAGGCCTCGTGCGCCAGAAAGGCGAACTGGGTGAGGATCACGCCGAGAACGGCAGCCATCAGGAGCTGGTACCAGGAGTCGCCCAGGAGGATGAAGCCGGTGATCACTCCGCCGAGTGCGACGAGCAACGAACCGAACATCGCGTAGTAGTAGCCCGTGCTCCGGCGAAGCAGGCCCGCGTCACGCACGGTACGGAGGAGCGCCGAATATTCTGTGGTCGGGTTCGCACGGTTGCCGCCCGGCTTCGTGCGCGTGAACGTCACCACAGGGGTCGAGGTACCCGACGCCGCCAGAGCGGCAGAAGACGCCGAGGAGTTCGAGGGCGCCGACGACATGGACGGCACAGACGTGGGCGGCACAGAAGCATTCATAGACAGGCTGCTCATCAGAGCCTCATTCCGCGGTTCGGCTTTGCAGAGAGTGCGGGTCGCACGAGGGCGATGCACCTTCATCGATATGGCAACCAAGGTCTGGGGCAACCTCTATTGACGCTACTGGGAAGCGTGCTGGGCCACGCGCAGAAGTCGGTCAGGAATCGGCTTTAGCGGCAAATCAGCAGGTTGGGCAGTGCGAGGATGAGCCGGGCGTCGAGGGCTGATCGACACCCATCAGGAGAGGATGTCCTTGGTCGAGAATCGGCCGTACGCGAGCGCGCCGAAGACCAGCACGTACGCGAGCTGCAGGACGGCGTTCGTGCCGAACGACGACCATTCGATGGGCTGGCGAAGCAGGTCGGCGAAGCTCAGCCAGTAGTGGCTGAAGAGCCACGGATGCAGCCAGTCGAGTTGCGGCAGCGAATCCAGCACTTGCGAGACGATCGAGATGACGACGGTGGCCGCCATGGCACCCACGGGAATGTCTGTCAGTGTCGAGATGAACAACCCGATGGCCGAGAGACCCAGCAGTGAGACGGTCACGTAGGCGGCGATCACCAGCGCGCGAAGGGCTGCTTCGGGCACGCCGATGGTGTCGCCTGAGAGCAGTGTCACCGGACCGATGGGGAAGAGGGCTGCACCGATCAGTGCACCGGCGAGCGTGATCACGATCACGGCCGCCAGGCAGAAGGCGACGGCCCCGGCGTACTTCACGATCAGCAGCCGGCCCCGGCCGACGGGTGAGACCAGCAGATACCGGAGGGTGCTCGCACTGGCTTCACCGGCGATGGTGTCACCGGCGACGACGCCGACCGTCAGGGGCAGGAACAACGGAATGCAGATCGTCAGGGCGACCAGGCTGACGAACAGTCCGTTCTGGGTGATCTGGTCGAGAAAAGCGGGGCCCCTGCCCGATGGTGGCCGGGCCGTCGACACGCGTACGGCGACGGCGATCAACACCGGGATCGCGGCAAGCGCGGCCAGCATCACCCAGGTGCGCTGGCGGCGGAAGAGAACGGAGAGCTCCGACCCCAGCAGCGCCCATCCGGCGTTCGCCTTTCGCGGTGTCGTCATGAGCGCACCGGCTGCTCCACCACCCCGTGATTCGTCACTGGGCAACGTCGAACCCCTCCCCGGTGAGAGCAACGAACAGGTCTTCGAGGGTGGCTCGTTCGACGGAGAAACCGCGCACACGGACTCCCTCGGCGACGAGTGCGGCAACGATCGACTCCGGAGGCCGGTCATCGCCGAGTGGGGCCGTCACGATTCCCTCTGTCGGCGCCTGTTCGGCCACGGGGGTCGGATGATCGGGGTCGAGCCCGATCATCCGTAACACCCGTTCGGCCGCCGCCGTGTCCGGGGTCACCACTCGCGCGCGGGTCTGCCCCGCGAGCCGCAGTTCATCGAGACTGCCCTGGGCAACGAGTGAACCTGCGCTCATGACTGCTGCGTGGGTGCACATGTGCTCGATCTCGGCCAAGAGATGGCTCGAGACGAACACCGTCGTGCCTTCTTCGGTGAGCGAACGCACGAGGTTGCGCACCTCCCTGGTGCCCTGCGGGTCGAGGCCGTTGGTCGGCTCGTCGAGCACGATCAGTTCGCGGGGGGTGAGCAGCGCATTCGCGATACCGAGCCGCTG contains:
- a CDS encoding ABC transporter ATP-binding protein, with amino-acid sequence MAATPAPLASAAAAASGELAIETHSLTKRFGKQTAVNSIDLAVPRGSVFGFLGPNGSGKTTTIRVLLGLASATSGEVSVLGRALPKMLPDVLPRVGALIEGPGFYPFLSGAANLRRLDSADRFVSSSTRRARVDEALERVGLSHAADKKVRAYSLGMKQRLGIANALLTPRELIVLDEPTNGLDPQGTREVRNLVRSLTEEGTTVFVSSHLLAEIEHMCTHAAVMSAGSLVAQGSLDELRLAGQTRARVVTPDTAAAERVLRMIGLDPDHPTPVAEQAPTEGIVTAPLGDDRPPESIVAALVAEGVRVRGFSVERATLEDLFVALTGEGFDVAQ
- a CDS encoding fatty acid desaturase family protein, which codes for MSSLSMNASVPPTSVPSMSSAPSNSSASSAALAASGTSTPVVTFTRTKPGGNRANPTTEYSALLRTVRDAGLLRRSTGYYYAMFGSLLVALGGVITGFILLGDSWYQLLMAAVLGVILTQFAFLAHEASHRAVFESGKANDIVGRMLANLFVGISYSWWMTKHSRHHANPNIIGKDPDIDQDVVSFTEDDAAKTRGIYAWFTKRQGNFFFPILVLEGLNLHVHGFRTVFGKGKVDKRAVEITMLLARIGAYVAVIFLMLPLGMAFAFIGVQLAVFGVYMGSSFAPNHVGMPMLPKDSRVDFLRRQVLTSRNISGGWFINWFMGGLNYQVEHHLFPNMARPHLKAAQQIAREYCETHTILYTETTLPEAYGIVITYLNKVGLAAGRDAFQCPAASAYGR
- a CDS encoding ABC transporter permease produces the protein MTTPRKANAGWALLGSELSVLFRRQRTWVMLAALAAIPVLIAVAVRVSTARPPSGRGPAFLDQITQNGLFVSLVALTICIPLFLPLTVGVVAGDTIAGEASASTLRYLLVSPVGRGRLLIVKYAGAVAFCLAAVIVITLAGALIGAALFPIGPVTLLSGDTIGVPEAALRALVIAAYVTVSLLGLSAIGLFISTLTDIPVGAMAATVVISIVSQVLDSLPQLDWLHPWLFSHYWLSFADLLRQPIEWSSFGTNAVLQLAYVLVFGALAYGRFSTKDILS